In the Pocillopora verrucosa isolate sample1 chromosome 4, ASM3666991v2, whole genome shotgun sequence genome, tattaaaatgaaaacctGATGGGAATGCACGAGAGAGGAGAATTTCCCCGCTAAGAGACATCACGGAATACATGTCgctaattaattttaattgaccCAATTCCCGTCAACTATCTTCAAAAAGATAATGTGATAAAATGCTCTGAAGTTTTAAGCACGTTACGCACCGAATACCTTAAAATAAATTCCCAgacgaaaaatttaaaacgatttGTGTTCACAAAGATGTTTTACCAAAGTTCGTCGCCTTATGAAACTATGGCACATACACATTTCAATTATAATTTAGTAACGCTACATCCAGAGTAAATCAGATGGATTTTAATACGGTCAGATACTTGTATTTGCATGtaagacaaaataaatatgAAGAATAAAGGGAGGTAAGATGCAAAGTAGAGACGCAAAACAACAGCTGCTCGCTGATAGAAAGATATCGCGCGTTGACAGTAGACGCAAAGACGATTGCAAATGCGGTTTACGCTACTTTTGTCGAGATgaagattttaatcattagGCCTTTAAGAGGGTGagaaattgcaaattattttaataatttcttcaGAAGGACCTAACATAGGAGTTCTTGTCAAGTTCCGCCTTTATCATTAACTTTCCTCTCCGAACGGATTTTCAAAACTCCACCTTCCTGCGTGACCAAGTAAGACCAAAACCAGAACAGATTTGAATACCAAGGCTTcgcaatatttatttttaaggttCCTAAATGACAACTCAAATCATGAGTGAGATGAAGTTCATTCTAAATTGACTGCCACTTATTTTCAAACACCAAACTGCATTGCGATGCTTAGCATATGCAAGACACCATGTGGTCAGATATTTCAGCATTAGCAGGTGCtattgaacttttctttcagtttttcttctaGGTTTTgactcttttgttttgctttgctaAACAAAAGTAACGATTTTTCAACAACACATACTACGTCTTTCATgtctttcattaatttttaacagaaaGGAAAGTTGAACATTATTTAAACTGACCAAGAACAATGACTCTCCCTGATAAGAAGACCACcaaattaaactgaaacaaattgGGCTTCGCGTAGAATGTAGCTTGGAGAAATGACAGGATAGCGTATGGAGCTGCACCCGATAGGATTGTGCtgtgaaaaagaagaagaaacggAAAGTTACTTGTTTCTAGTACTTACTCTTCAAAACTGTCATTTTCAAACAAGACGTGGGGGACTTCACTAGGggtaagaaaattattgaagGAATATATCTCGttcaaaaaagatttaaaacatCTTTCAGTCAAAATTACGCTAAAGGAAAGCTTTCACGTTTTTGACTTTCCAAATTACATTTACGTTCgttatttcttgaaaaaccaCTACTGTAGCCTCTTGGACATAAAAAAACGCGAAAAAGAACAGAACGTCACATAGATAGCGACCTAACTGACTcgatttctgttaaaaaaaaaagcgtggAAGAGATAAATAGGTACTTCTTAAATctctaaaacattttcaaactttttttttcgtcaaaagATCTTACAAAGCTGTGCATGCACGTTGTTTTCACCAAAATTCCAGACAGGAAGGGATTTATTCTTATCAAGACCAGGATCTCAAGGTCTTTAAAAAGGTCAAATTCAGTAAGATGATAACTTCGtttcatttaaaacaatttaaaaattagaTATAATTAGCCATTAACTTGTCCGGGTGCATAGCTTGAGAAGATGACTTTTCAACGTTTTCCGGTGGAAACCTTGTCGCCCTATAAATTTCATACGGCCGTCTTACATTCCTGGTTCAGTTTTCTGAAAGTCACactgttttcacttttgttatTCACTGTGTAACGTTTCAACATTTGTTAAAAAGGCGTAAAATATGGGAAACTAAGGAAGAAAGCCaaaaactcagttgaaaatattacaaagaaaCTATATGGTACCTTCAATGCCAATGTAATATTGATAAAATCAACATAAAATCAAATATGTTACGAAAGACAAGTTTTCATCATTGTCATCCTCTATTCAAATCGTCTCATGAATAACTATTATAAGCATTAAAGTATATCAACCGTCCACAGATGTTCTTAAGGCAGGAAAGGATGATCTATTGAAGTTTGCCAGCTTATATATTTTTAGAGGATCTAAATATCAAACTCGTGCTTTTCATCACGACGAGGGTGGGTGTGGTTTTCGTCTTCCCTCCACCGTGGCACTTTAAGTGATATCTTATGAACTAAAAATTAGGCAATCATTCCTCGGTTATGTGTTCCCTATGAGCGATAAGAGCGGCTGGACGGCGCGTTTGATGTTTTTGCCGTGGAATTCACCAAAATCCGCTGATCTGCTTAACAGCTGAgaataaaaaacttttcttcaatCAAAGGTGCAGGCACTCCGCTAGAAAAAATGCTGACatttatgttttaaacatatGAAGGACGGTGAGATAACTCTTAATGGGACCTTAAAtggtttcaaatatcaaaacgTTCCCAAGGATTCATCCAGTATTCAGCAacgaataaaaattttcaacaaaaatgaGACTTGGACATAGGCTATGcatgaatttttgaaattctagCTAAAAGGTACTAAATGGCTTAGCAAGGAGGAGTGCCTCCATAAAGATTTTCTTGCGATCAGAAGGATCTATCGGCCCACAGTATGCTGATCGCTTTAATCGATAAAGtttaataatgttttttttgtgttgttgttggcTTGTTTCCGTATCTATTTAAAGCTTGGCCACCTTGAAATAACATATTAGAGCTTTGCTTACGTTTTAACTCATAATCAGTAGGTAACGATTATTTATATGCAAAATCTAAACGCAGTTTTATAATGTGGGTTTGTCTACTTAGCTTTGTTGGGTCTATCGGGGTGTCACTGAGTCCTTGAGAGTCTTCGAGAGTAATTTGTGGGTAAACAGGGATTGATGGTTGTTTGTACTCCCGAAAGTACATCGAACGTGACTTAAGAGTTTTCTCTGAGGTACATTTTATTGAGACACAGCTCATGGAaagatcaaaaaaaatttttcttttgttttcttgtagaAAAAGGgtcataattataataaaagttGCGGTTAAGTATGAGTTACAATCATATTATTGTTAACGTCTTCCAAGGTCTCGCGTGTTCCTCGTCAAACCTACGTGCCACGTACTTCGAGGATTGATTCCACTGCGCCTTGTAAGATGCATTTGAGAGCCTGTTCTCTTAAAATGGCTCAGGATATGGAAGATGAATGTTTCCGTTTCTTACACGGCGTAAGCTTTCTTCCGTCTTTAGCTACCCTGGGGAAGACAATGGCTTGTAGACAGTTAATAGAGGTATTTAATTTCAAGTGGTTTCATTCCATATAAAGAACAAAAGAGGTGACATGTGATCACATCTTCGCTTTATTTCTTACACAGTATagaataagtaaaaaaaaaaaccccaattTTATAAGGCCAGAAACAGCCCCTTAAATACCAAATAAAGAGTAACCTTTGTTATCGCATTCAGACCTTTCGCAGGCAATTACtcagaaataacaaaattagAAGACCTTCGCGGGAAGGGTACACAAATCAAGGAATTCGTGAATGCACGGAATCGTAATTAACGGTTAATCGGATGCATTTGAGATTCATTTAAGTTCAAATCTCTCGTCCGTGGAAAGTGATTCCTCAATAAGGGCAGAGGTTGTAGAATTTCTCGCGGCTTTGCCTATATATCTCTAATTTTGTTCTTCGTATGTTAACAGCCGTAATAATTGCAGCATTCTTTAAGATGTGTTGATGGAAACATTTCCCTTTGCTTATCATTAGATCTCAAGATAACAACGGAACTGCTTTGAACACGACATTGTTGCGACGGTTTTACGAAATACCTCAGCGTGGAGAAAGGTCGGACTGAGTTGGTCAGTAAATTTAGAGATCAGATGGCTTCgttctatttacaaaatatcaGGTTGAACTCCCTAGGCGGTTCACAAGGTGAACTTGTTGAGAATCTTTGTTTCACAGATTTCTCGACGAATACGAATCAGCACCAAAGGGGTACCCAGGTAATGAACAAAAAGATAGCCAAAAGGAACCTCTCGTCACGTTTCAAAGGCATCAGATCGTTTAATTGaatgttgaaaatgtttcaatagAGGCTGATTTGACGATTACTAATATTTACATGCACTGACAAGCAATTATTCGGTAGTTACACAGATTTTTAATTCGTAATGAATTCCACTCTAAATTCCTGGTTAGCTCTCAAAACCAAATGATTACACAGATATAGGAAACAACCCTGCAATATTGTTTCCTCTTTTCACAAATGCGACAGGCGctaaacaattttaaatgaaaactgcCTTGAAAGAACCTCTCTTTCCAATCAGTGAAGGCAACAGTTTCACTGCGCCAAGATTCAAAGATGTAACCCTTTGTGTCATCGAGAGATTTCgtaattaaaatgataaagcTTCGTAACAATGTATTGTAACGCCTCTAACTTCTTTAGTTACACAACTCCATCTACTTTAATAGATCctttgaattaattattttttatgtacATATGAGGATAATAGAGCGGGAACTTTAAAAGAATTAACCGCTAATCTTCAAAGAAAACCGTGACTAACCCAAAAAATCTAATGACCGTCAACCTATGCCGCAACCATAGATAAAAACTGGTCAAAGGCACACCAAACCTTTTTGTTAAAACCTAGGCCAATTATGTCATTAACAACGAACGCCCATGGTAGTCTGCTTGAGAGTCTTTTAtctaaaatcttaaaatgtgACAAATTTGCCGAAATCTTACCAGGTATAGACACAGGCCTATGTCCTTTTGAAATGAAGTAAGAAATAAGTGCTAAACTCCTAAAGTACTCAACTAGACTCTTGCAACGTCACAGTCGTGACTTAAAGACAGTGAGTTGTTTGAGAAGTGACGTGAACCAGCTCTAAAGCCCGTAAAGTACATAGATCAAACTAATCATTGAACTATTAGAGCCgtcaaattatttcaatgtcAAACTGAAATCACGCTGACACTGCTTAGCTCACGCTTTATTGTGTTTCGTTGTTCGGTTAGGCAAAGCGATCCGAGTATTTTAGCGAGTGATGTTTTGTCACAGCACTACGTTGTATCGACCTCCCACCACTAGAACCTCGTAGAATTGTTCTTAGGGCTAATTTCTATGTGTTACGCATTTCCTATGAAGGTTTTTTCTAGAGCGCCTTAGTATTAATGGAATGAGTACATAAGTAAGTGTTAACTAATTGACACCGGATGTGCAAAGAATCACATTCTAACTTGAACAAATACGCTATAGAAAAGAACGCTACAAAGCGTTTGACTCAGAAAGAAAGCAGAAATGACAGGAATGCCAGAAGACAAAATTTCTGTCAAGGGAAATTCAAACACTTCATTAAAGCTAGAAAATGTACCTGCGGAATCGCAATGCGACAAATCACCGCGCCTTGCATAGTTTAACTAAACCACTAACaaagatttttaaaagcttAATGATTTATCCAAAATGACTACAAAAACAAAGCGCgttaatgataattttaagcCACAAATTAAAATCCCCTTTCGCGGGTAGTTCTTTTTCAATAGGGCTATTGGTTGGTCTTCTTATTAACAAgccattttcagttttttcagtcTCATGAGCCATCCTCGTAAAAGATCCCCCATCTCTGATAGTTTTTTTCAGCCTCAGAGAAATTGGAGTCAAACTCAAGGGCCTCAAACTTTAAGAATATTAAATCGACCCACCAATTGCAATTTGTCCTTTCTCATTTTTCGACGATAAAAGTTTCTAAGCCTTGCTTTTCACCTTAGCTTTCCTCTGGTACGTCTGACGAATCCGGATCTGCTGTAGATGGTGTCTTAAAGGAATACATTTTGGTTAACTGTCGCGTGATATGACGGTGAGTCTTTCTCGCTTTACCCTCGATTCGTGCGCATTGCCGCAACACCTTCTTGCAGCTCTGTCTGAAGTAGTCGTCAAGTGCGCCGTATAGGTAAGGATTTAGACAGCTGTTGAGCCAAATACAGAAATGTGAATACTTCATGAGAATACTGAAGTACGGATTGTTTGCTCCTGAGCCGTAATCCAACCAGAAAAACAGCACATGATTCGGCAGATAGCACAACGCGAAACTCGCAATTAAAACGATCAGTAGTCGAATGAATTTCTTGTGATTTGCTTTGGTTCTACTATTGGTAGATTTTCTACCTTCTAAGCCTTCATCTCTTCGATAAAGCACCGTGGCCATTTTACTGTAGGCGATTCCCATGATAACCAAAGGTAGGAGATATTCAGCCACAAACAGATACAAAGTATACCCTTCTTTTAGGATTCTGTCGGTGGGAGGATTCCCCCAAAGCTCTTCACAGCtgaatttgttgttttcacCTTGCACTGTATGATTCACGTCCATGACAATGATTTGTGGAAGAGCGGACATAAAGGCGCACAGCCAAACCAGTGCGAGAAGCAACTTGACCCTCCCGAGGGTCAATCTAGCTTTCATTGGATAGACAATGCCCATGAAGCGTTGTAAAGTAAGGGTTGTTAGACTGAAGATCGAAGCACCCTGGCATAACAAGCTCAGAGCTGGGATAAGCTTACAAACAGCAGTGGATCCGAAAAAGCCAAACGGATACTTCCCTGTCTCGTAATAGAGTAAGGTGAAAGGCATACACACGAAACCTACCGCCATGTCGGCAATCGCTAGACTCATCAAAAACAGGCCGTAATAGTAGTTCCTGAAACTTCGCAGCTTGCGCGTTTTCCGAACAGCTACACACACGAGAATGTTTCCTGCCATGTTGAGCACTAGAATTAGAATGGATAGCGCCAGACGAATTACCAGCGATGGGAAAGGCTCGGGGACTTCAAGGCTGGTAGAGGGAGGCACTGTGGAAGGAATCATCTCTTTCACTGACAGAGAAACAGAAGCCGCGGAATTTTTCCAAGTTTCACTAGTGGTGAACGGAGAAGGTTTAACTGAGGTCATGATGTGAAATGAATGAACGCATCAGATCTTTGGCGTTTGATGTCCACTGTTATCATCAAATAAATCTTGAAGCCGCACTAATCTCGTACACGCAGCTACGCAAATGAGCACTGTCTACTTCTTGGCGGTGAAAACGACGTGAGTTGGTTACTTGTGTCTGTTTCAACACGATATGGGTGATATTAACCTGAACTCGGCGGTGAAATTCGACTCAGCTGAAGCGCACGATTTTGATCGATTCGTTATCTGCCGCATCAAGTCAATATTCAAGTGTGTCGCGTTCACAATGTCGCGATTGACAGGAGAACTTAGAGACGTGAGGGATTTACTTTTTTGACAGCTTAAGCCGCGATGATTTGTCTAGCGAATAATTAACGCAGAGATCTTCCGCAGGACGAAAAAGGCCACATTCACAGTGAGAGATCCAATATGAGTGAGGAGTTCAATTTGAATGATGTTAGCACTGATGCTAATGAACAGAAAATTAAAGTCAACAAACACGTTAgattttcttaaaaacactCTACCTCTCGTCACCTTAGGGACCAAGTTGCTAGTGCTATCAAGGGGTAGGGAAACTAAACGCAAACTCGACCAATGAACGGACTTAAGTTTTGTTTGAACCACTGCTGTTGTGTTGAAATGTAAACTGACTTTCCTTCGAAAGTGAAACTTTCATCGTTTTATTGAAAGCTCGCAATCATTATAAACACAGCCTTTTTACCGAGTTACGCACCACTAATCCCGAGAAATCTCCAAGGTTGAATCATGGAAATTTAAGACGACCCCTTTATACCAAGGAGAGATAAGcgtatttacaaaacaaattctAAAGAGCCGAGATTCTCTGTTATCCGGTATTATTGCGTCATTTATCAAGTAAccaacaaaggaaatttttttccaccttttgataaattcctttctttgaatttctaaAGGTAATTTTCTTATAGCAATTTTGATCTGCCGCGGTCCTTGAGAAGTCTGTTAGTAGTAAGATATATCGAGACCTTTCACTGATATGTGCACTTTCCTTACTTCATTATACATATattctgttctttttctttactttattatACATGTAAGGTATTCTTTTTTGTATCAACGCTGTATTAATGAGCTGCTCGTTgactaaaatataatttcttagTCGAAAATTAACATTTAGGATTGGAAATACAGCAAAATGGTGAAATATTGTCAAAGGCCATTTTAAGGCTGACGATATTTTTGTCAGTTAAGTTTCGGAAGTGATGGTGGGTCTCAGATAACAACCACCAACCAACAATTCAGAACAAAGTGAGACTGAAGGTATcgtaattaaagaaaacaattactTCGAATATGCCCATGGGATTGAATGGATATtacagaaaatttcaaaagactTCAGCTCTTGACAGCATGTAAACGTTCGTTTTGATTGTAATTAAATCACGTGGTGTcgtgcaaaagaaaaacatcatcaAAGCACAGTTGATGTTATCGTATGCTGGCTTGGAAAGGGAAGCGTGCCTTTGTGTGTTTTTGTCGGTCATTGTGTTGTCTTTATACGATTTTCGACCAATAATATTTGAGCGGTGTTATTAATCCTTTTGACTACACACGGGAAAaggcaaatgtttttttttggtgaactTCACAGAATTGAATGGAATGCTACAAATGTAACGTAGACGCTATTGTGTTTTTACAAGCATTGCACGACCTGCTTTTAGAAGTTGTGTGCTTGTCCGCATATAGAGTACAAGAACGCGAGGATATTTAATGGGGAGAAAGATTCATTCCAAGCTTGACGACTTCTTATCTCCGTCAGTGGATATCACAGGAAAATCTGGTCCATTAACCGCACTATCAAATAGACCTTAGGATATCTTTTTTAACTGGATCATCACCACTGGCGCAGAGCATGAGAAGGGCAAATGGCTTGTACTCGATGACTGA is a window encoding:
- the LOC131775550 gene encoding prolactin-releasing peptide receptor-like, with the protein product MTSVKPSPFTTSETWKNSAASVSLSVKEMIPSTVPPSTSLEVPEPFPSLVIRLALSILILVLNMAGNILVCVAVRKTRKLRSFRNYYYGLFLMSLAIADMAVGFVCMPFTLLYYETGKYPFGFFGSTAVCKLIPALSLLCQGASIFSLTTLTLQRFMGIVYPMKARLTLGRVKLLLALVWLCAFMSALPQIIVMDVNHTVQGENNKFSCEELWGNPPTDRILKEGYTLYLFVAEYLLPLVIMGIAYSKMATVLYRRDEGLEGRKSTNSRTKANHKKFIRLLIVLIASFALCYLPNHVLFFWLDYGSGANNPYFSILMKYSHFCIWLNSCLNPYLYGALDDYFRQSCKKVLRQCARIEGKARKTHRHITRQLTKMYSFKTPSTADPDSSDVPEES